The genomic stretch TGTCGCGCCAGCTGTTGCTGACGCATCTCGGCCATCTCGCCGGCCGCGGCGTGCGCAAGATATTTCTGGAGGTCGAGGAAAATAACCGGCCGGCGCGACGGCTGTATGAACGGGCCGGATTTGGCGTCGTTGGCCGCCGCGAGCGCTATTACCAGCAGCCCGGCGGAGAGCAATTGAATGCGCTTCTGATGCGGCGCGACTTGTCGTAATATGCGCCCGGTGGCAAAACAGCCCTGCATCGCCCTCCAAGGCTGCCCCCAAGGTTAACGGCTGCCTCCAAGGCTAAATACATGACCGCACTGAAATCTTCGTCCGCGCTCAAGAATACCGGTATCGAGGCGCGCTGCGCCGCCACCGGCATGCGCATGACCGAGCAGCGCCGCGTCATCGCCCGCGTGCTGGCGGATTCGGTCGACCACCCCGACGTCGAGGAGCTCTACCGGCGCTGCGTCGCGGTCGACGACAAGATCTCGATTTCGACCGTGTACCGGACCGTCAAGCTGTTCGAGGACGCCGGGATCATCGAG from Bradyrhizobium sp. Ash2021 encodes the following:
- a CDS encoding Fur family transcriptional regulator, with translation MTALKSSSALKNTGIEARCAATGMRMTEQRRVIARVLADSVDHPDVEELYRRCVAVDDKISISTVYRTVKLFEDAGIIERHDFREGRARYEQMPESHHDHLINLRDGKVIEFTSEEIEKLQAEIARKLGYKLVDHRLELYCVPLDDDKS